In a single window of the Osmia bicornis bicornis chromosome 7, iOsmBic2.1, whole genome shotgun sequence genome:
- the LOC114874155 gene encoding beta-1,3-glucan-binding protein-like, producing the protein MTTLPTKMLLLEILLLLIVVQENFAQYLPPTPTVEPLYPKGLRMSIPHEDGISLVAYHVKFNEDFNGLEAGTIARDIVKARNGRWTYEDRTTRLKRGQTIYYWIHVVYDGLGYNLVDQQHEVNEFYNYDGTPVSAPTGGSIVCARPSETRTFETDRNTPQTNRQNICPGQLLFEDNFDTLDSSRWRTIERFSNAPNYEFVVYKNDRNNVDVWDGVLHIRPTLTNVVFGRDFIREGTLTLEKCTSEIGTANCKQVGRAPFILPPVIAGRINSKPSFLFLYGHVQIRAKLPRGDWLYPLITLESTEGNTDDSKAYCEIIIAHSVGNPSLQSKDGKDFSGHLLQAGGYAVSKDNQNKQNNRLNLLSKNSSSLWSDSYHVFDLIWKPGQVVVKVDNEQYGEQQLPPLYDTPLYLNFGVAVGGHVVFPNTCTSGLYEKPWKNLSPKALNDFYQAESNWLETWHNSDTGLHIDYVKVWAI; encoded by the exons ATGACCACTCTACCGACCAAGATGCTTCTTcttgaaattcttttattactcATCGTGGTCCAGGAAAACTTTGCTCAATACCTTCCTCCAACACCGACAGTAGAACCTCTTTATCCGAAAGGATTGCGAATGTCCATTCCAC ATGAGGATGGCATCTCCTTGGTCGCCTATCATGTGAAATTTAACGAAGATTTCAATGGCCTCGAGGCAGGAACTATTGCCAGAGATATCGTAAAAGCTCGCAATGGTCGATGGACTTACGAGGATCGAACCACAAGGTTGAAGCGAGGCCAAACAATTTATTACTGGATCCATGTAGTTTACGATGGCCTCGGTTACAACTTGGTGGATCAACAGCACGAAGTAAACG AGTTCTACAATTATGATGGAACGCCAGTAAGTGCACCCACTGGAGGCAGCATCGTTTGCGCGAGACCATCTGAGACAAGGACGTTCGAAACCGACCGCAATACTCCACAAACAAATCGACAAAATATCTGTCCAGGACAATTATTATTCGAAGATAATTTTGATACACTTGATTCTAGCCGCTGGAGGACCATCGAACGTTTCTCCAACGCACCA AACTACGAGTTTGTAGTTTACAAGAACGATAGGAACAATGTAGATGTCTGGGACGGCGTTTTACATATTAGACCCACCCTCACTAATGTCGTGTTTGGAAGAGATTTCATTCGCGAGGGTACTTTGACGCTAGAGAA atGCACCAGCGAGATTGGTACTGCAAATTGCAAACAAGTAGGACGCGCACCGTTCATTCTACCGCCTGTAATAGCAGGACGTATAAACAGCAAACcatctttcctctttttgtaTGGACACGTCCAAATTCGAGCTAAATTACCGCGTGGCGATTGGTTGTATCCTT TGATAACGCTAGAAAGTACCGAGGGGAATACAGATGATTCGAAAGCGTATTGTGAGATCATAATAGCTCACTCAGTTGGTAATCCTTCGCTCCAATCGAAAGACGGAAAAGATTTCAGTGGACACCTTCTTCAGGCTGGCGGATACGCGGTCTCAAAGGATAACCAAAATAAGCAGAACAATCGGTTGAATCTTCTTAGTAAAAATTCAAGTTCGTTATGGTCGGACAGTTATCACGTATTCGACTTGATATGGAAACCTGGCCAAGTAGTGGTCAAGGTTGACAATGAACAATATGGCGAGCAACAATTGCCACCTCTATATGATACACCG CTTTATCTGAACTTCGGCGTAGCGGTCGGAGGTCACGTTGTCTTCCCTAACACTTGCACGAGTGGTCTTTACGAGAAGCCTTGGAAGAATCTATCACCGAAG GCACTGAATGACTTTTATCAAGCGGAGAGCAACTGGCTGGAGACATGGCATAACAGTGATACTGGTCTCCACATCGACTACGTTAAAGTGTGGGCAATCTAA
- the LOC114874161 gene encoding uncharacterized protein LOC114874161, with amino-acid sequence MYSVHEIVTQPEDIKLCIIVECSGTVLTRVTRTIPFEVFPTRWTSMFRNLWSGGRLLEWPRNSAEYFLRLVAAPDTRKKMAFEFGPDDGPRAAYAYQNRYGYRGQWLIELLGSGFHPDSVPYRQPLPPSVLVPPAPPL; translated from the exons ATGTATTCCGTGCACGAAATCGTCACCCAACCGGAGGACATAAAG CTGTGCATAATCGTCGAGTGTAGCGGTACAGTTTTGACCCGCGTGACCAGGACCATTCCCTTCGAGGTGTTTCCAACAAGATGGACGAGCATGTTCAGGAACCTCTGGTCCGGTGGAAGATTATTGGAATGGCCACGAAACAGTGCAGAGTATTTCTTGAGACTAGTAGCTGCTCCGGACACCAGGAAGAAGATGGCATTCGAATTCGGACCTGACGATGGACCGCGTGCTGCATATGCTTATCAAAACCGCTATGGTTATCGTGGACAGTGGCTGATCGAGTTACTGGGCTCTGGCTTTCATCCCGATAGTGTACCTTATCGACAACCACTACCACCATCTGTGTTGGTCCCTCCGGCACCTCCTCTGTGA
- the LOC114874166 gene encoding uncharacterized protein LOC114874166 → MNFPRNLVFLTCIVFLFHPDTLHVSAAEPISVFSFIHDLIQYNVAGIPIIHERTEWDFDPEVGKQRRVKYEQENGRHGEIAIEKIGMGIGYKGPWGTPT, encoded by the exons ATGAATTTCCCTCGCAATTTG GTATTTCTGACTTGTATCGTCTTCCTGTTTCACCCTGATACACTCCATGTATCAGCCGCTGAACCCATTAGTgtattttcattcattcacgACCTGATTCAGTATAACGTAGCGGGGATACCGATCATCCATGAG CGGACAGAGTGGGATTTCGATCCGGAAGTCGGAAAACAGAGAAGAGTCAAATACGAGCAGGAAAACGGTCGTCATGGAGAGATTGCTATTGAGAAGATCGGCATGGGTATCGGGTACAAAGGACCATGGGGAACGCCTACGTGA
- the LOC114873972 gene encoding uncharacterized protein LOC114873972 — LTYFQWTTIILATIIVAFLLGLITENAATIAQPKAPNFQYFERPKYRYPYYDENGRGKLLYGYGGPDLYQYKTYSALEGIH, encoded by the exons TTGACCTACTTTCAGTGGACGACCATAATCCTAGCGACAATAATTGTCGCGTTTTTACTTGGATTAATTACGGAAAACGCAGCTACCATAGCACAACCAAAAGCGcctaattttcaatattttgaaAG GCCTAAATACCGTTACCCATACTACGATGAAAATGGCAGAGGAAAGTTGCTCTACGGTTATGGAGGACCAGATCTATACCAATATAAAACTTACAGCGCACTCGAGGGAATCCATTAA